The DNA sequence GTTTTTTCTCACTTTCAGCTTGAATTCGCCTCTGACTCATCAAGAATAAAACTGTGGACAAAGCAGTGCATCCAAAGAAAGCAatgactaagtcccactgaaatggaTGGGATTTAAGGTAACCATAATATaatttgtatccaaagaaagtcagTCATGACAAAGGCTTGTTGAAATCAGTAAGGCAACTCAAAGAAGATTACACCATAAATCCAAGTCTGGCACACAGTGATTTAAAGGGGGAGGGTACAGGAAACAGTTTTCACAGAAAAATATTTGTGGGTTTCAAAGCTCCATAACCCAATTTGGATGCTTGCCTGGCAGATCGATACCGTTGCATCGTGGAAGAGCAAAAGCAACACATCCCTCTCTTCCATCAAGCACCTTAAATAATACATAAGGCACTACCGCTTgacacacaaaccccccccccccgcgcatccAAGCAGCAGAGCATAAAAGTGTAGCCAAGGAATTGCTGAAATTTGCATTTTAGGGTCTGAAACCCGAACTTCAGATTCCCAGAAGTCTTGGGAGCAGGTGCTTCCTCCAGGAGGGTGAAACAGTCCACACCCAACGGACCTATCTCTGCTCCTTCGGTCCTCTTTTCAGATAATGAGGGCACAGTTGTCTCTGCAGCCACTATAAGAGCAGGAGAGTGAGGCAAAAGGGCATACTAGGGCACACCAGAAGCGGCAGTTCCTTAGCAGATACTCTTCCTTAGTCTCCTGCTCTACATGTTTCCCTTGGATCCTGAATTCTTTGGGATATTATTATGTTGTTGGAATGGAGCAGTCACTCAGAGAAAAATGAGGTGACTGTAGGACTGCAGGTCGGACAGGTCAAAGAGGTAGACTGCAAGGAGGTTGAATAGCGCATATTGATTGGAACTTAACAGCTGAGTCTTTGGCTGAAGGTCTCAAGTCTACTATAATGGGAGGCTGGCAGCAACACCATGCTGGAAAGACACATGAAAAGGCATGGCTAACCCTAGTTCACAGCTTTCACAGCCTATTTCACATAGGCTTTTCTGTGTCCATGTGTGCCACAGTCTCTGCTGCCTCAACCACAGGTGGCGCAGGTTGGCTATCCATGGCCCAAATGGTAAGGAACTAGTTATTAGCAGCCCAATTCACATGTTTCTGCAGTACAGTTCCATGTGGCTGGGATCCCAAACCACAGCAATAACACATAGAACCTCACAGATCTGGTGGATGACATGGTCACTTCTCACACCTGTGCTCCAGGGAACCCAGTTTGAAGTTCTGagcatgtggcagcagcagccatgccacAGGAGTACACATGAAGAAGGCCTGAAAAGTGGCATATTCCAGTGAAGGATGCAAAGAGCTTGCAGAAAGTTTTCTCTTTCAGGAGCTGTCCTGAATAAACAAAACTGCTGATCCTCTAGAGAAGGATTGGCTCTTCATTAAGGATTAGCATAAGCTCTTTCTCAACAACAGTTTGAAACTAGAATGACTGACTTGGAAAGGATTCAGGATTTATTTCGGTGACTTACCCAACAGTCTACTCCACTACCCTTCCCACCACCCCACCCTGACAGATAAAAGAAATTGGGCCAAGTAATGGTGGTGATGCAAAGACCCAAGGATTTGAGCCCATCTGACCTGAAGTTGAGTTCACTACAACCTCAGATATGAAGATCAGCTAAACTCAGAGCATGAGCTTGAATTCAGGTTGAAACCAGGTTAAAGTTGTCCTTCTGGTTAAGCTTCTTGTCCAACCATGAATTCATAAGAGGTACACAAGCCAGCTGATACACAAGCCAGTCTCCCTAAAGCTAGCAGAGTGAGCAATTCGGGCCAGCTCTTTATTTTGAGACacactttggaaaaggaaagaagagacAGAAAGCACTTGCTAGAAAAATGAGTTTTAGCTTGAAAGAGCAAAAGCTTGGGGTGCCTCGATGCCACTCATCACTTTGGAAAGAAGCACTAGGCCCAGCTGTCTGCCTTTCCCCTCTTGTATACATAACACTATCACAATTTCTGATCATCGCACTGTGAACAATGCTGAAGAGGCCTCTGCAGTGCCCACTCTCACATATCTCTAGTGTTGTTCCTCACACATTCATCACTTTAAAGCTCAGAGAATCAGCATACCCATCATCAAACTGCcattagatttattattatttttttaaatagtggaGAAGCTCACACAAGGTTGAAGTTGGCAAAACGAAAAACTGGCCTTACAGTCTCCGAGTCGTCCAGAAACAAAGTCAGATTACTTGGCACTGTAAAGGGCTAAAGTTCCACTGGAGCCTCAAAAGAGGGGTTGGGGAAGTTCTCCACTGTCCCAGAGCTGGGTCCAAACTGCCTGGGTTGCAAAGAGAGGTTGTATGCTGGAGTGAGTgaatgattgtgtgtgtgtgtgagagagagaaaacatgCGGCTCtgctaaaaaaagggggggcaaccATGCTACAGGGGAAAGAAAAGGGGCACCAGGCAACTGGCACATGCTGTCAGAGGGAAAACAGGCATAACCCAGGGCAGATCAGCCAACCAGCAGTCAGGTAAGATGCACAACTGCTGAGCTTTCTCCCCAACTTATGTAGGACAATGAAGAGCTGAATGGTCCGAAGAGTGGGCAAAGTCCCATTTAGCAGGAGCAACTGCTGGACTGCGCAGGTGGGGTCTCATTCAGCGCTGTGTTCTTGTGGTTGTTGCTGGTCATGCCGGGGCTGGCATCCAGGCTCTCATTCATCTTCTCACAGATTATGTCCACCAAGCGCTCAAAGACCTGCTTGACGTTGATGTTGTCCTTGGCACTGGCCTCAAAAAATTCAAACCCTGGGGAGAGGAAaaggaatgaagaaaaaaaatcaagtcagACTGTTGCTTTGGGAGGGGGGGCGTTCTAATAAGGAGAAGGGGGCAGGACAAACCTAGCTCATCAGCCAGCCTCTTGCCGTCTTCTGTTGGTACCACTCGCTCATCCTCCAGGTCACACTTGTTTCCAACCAGAATCACTTGCGCATtatcccaggagtaagtcttgaTCTGAGTTGCCCTAAGCAAGAAAGAAACCAGAAGAATGGTACATTACAATCTTGCAGTCCCCACCCAACATGTCCTACATGACACACCTGCATCTCTTAGCAGGGTAAGTAACTTCATTCACTGTACTGCTTCAGGAGCTGCAAAGCAGTCAAGAACCAGACTAAACAGAGCGGCTTTTAATCTAAGCTGCCTAATGTGGTCACATTCTccagattttgaaaaaaaagaaaagttgctgatttgtttttctcttctctgGGTTCTGATGGAATTCTCAGCAGCTATATAAGGATTACGCCTATGAACAGGACTTGTTCAGGCAGATCTCCTTTTGGGGAGCAGAAGCTGCCTCAGTTCTTTTGACCTCTGTTGCATTCAGTCCATACTGGTCCTACTTCAATGCCTGACAGCCAAGATCAGTCTGGAAAGTACAGCTCCATGATGGACCCTTTCTATTGCCAGAGTCCCAAGCGTCATGGAAAAGTAAGAATTAGGGCTGTTTAAATGTCAACTGTAAGATTTCTTCTCTTGTGACTTGGGGTGATTGAGCCTATAACTGGGAACTTAAAAGCATATGAGAGGCTAAATGGGTGTGAGAGGAGGAGGTAGGAGTGAGATGCTGCCTATAAAATTTTCCCCAGCTAGTAAGGGAAGCTTAGATTGTATTGAGGAGAAAGACCCACTAGTTGAgaattagggttttttttttaaagtgcttttgggtgcaatcctatcctgtgctggaaggGCAAGCCAaaaggtttgcactgtatccagcgcaggataggggcccaaagtggctcagccaaaggtaagggaaaacgTTTCCCCCTATctccgggtaaggcaccctggcctctatgggtctcctcagacttgcgcctcctccacaagtctgaggagagaggagcggtttgaagccgctctgaactACCTGGGagcgggggttgggatccagcataactgccgggtcccagccccacctcccggcCCCCCCgacccagaacgcctccctcccacctcctccccacccatcccagagtcttgtgttggccaatGAAAAACTCCGTTGGtgcggaggcttatgccagcctctgcacacCGGCCGAGCCAATTCACAAGGAGGTACAAACATGCCCAGGTGGGTTTgcgacttgcgccggcccaagtacaagtactctggattgcgcccttattctgtCAGTGTTTGTATGGCCTATGGCTATTCTGTACTTTCTTAATACTATGTGTTTAAAGCTATTGTATGGAAATAAATTACCCTCCTGTTACTGATGTTGGAGGATTTTAGGTTCATTTGGGTCCAGATTGGTTAGTATCTGGAAGTTGGAGACCCTTACAACCATACCGCTGCCTGTTGTggcagagggaggcaggcagcTTGTGTGATTCCAAGGGTGAAGGTTACCTTATTTTCCAAGACAGTTCTGGTCTTTGAGACAGCTGATTATACTGTGTACCTAAAAGAGCAGAATCCACTGTCTGAATGGGACTAGATGAGCTCTTAAGTCAAGAGCTGGTGGAACTGGGATCAGGAAAGGAGAGGGGTCATACCATTCACCACATACTAGTTGATTAAGAATGAATGACAGCAAGAAGGCATGCATGcattacacagacctacaaaaaaaaactttttttagttgccaagaatTTTTGAATGAACTTAAgatattcttgggggggggggtgctgacgctatggcttcctcacaaggaagctgctcgaatcagcatataaggtagcTATGTTGtatcccccaaactagagccaatcgagCAAAACTGACATTATTTTTGAATTCAGCAttccaaatatatccaagaataggtctaatttTTAAGACAGTAAAATGTGTGCAGGCCcgtgttattattattacaaatatttataaatgTTCACCCAAAAAATGCACTGGAACACCTTTTCTACTACACTAGAATATTTGTGTAGCAGACTGCGCCATTCTTTGCACAAACCGTACACAGGAGGCCTGGGGTAGGGTGGGAGTATGAATTTTCAGACACACTGAAAAAGTTTCTGAACACTTCCAAAATGATAAAAATGTCCAAAATGTTTTGAAAACTGGACACAACTGAGTGGAAAATACATGTGTAGAATCTTGGCTGGGTTTTCTCTGTCTAAGGTTTGGATTGGGGTGGCGGTGGTAGAGTATATGAACAGGAGACATCTGTTCTCCTGAAGGAGGAGACATCTGAGAGGAGGCATCTTTGGCTAATACCCCATCCCGTGCCCCAAATGCTATTTTCTGGCATATACGGTAGAAATTAAGTCCATGGCAAATGAGAGTCACAACCCCAAACTCATCTACAAATTCTGCTCTGCATTCCTTACCAGTCTTGCACAGCGCTGAAAGACTCCTGGTTGGAAATATCATACATGAGCAAAAAACCCATTGCTCCCCTGTAGTAGGCTGTTGTTATAGTTCGGTATCGTTCTTGGCCAGCTGTGTCCTTGAAGAAAAAAAGGGAGACAGATCGACATGTAAACTTTTCAGCCAATCTCGACCAGGAGCAGCAACCTTTCTGTTCACTGTAAGGACCCATAAGAACCGAAGCAGGTTGGCCCCAAGCAAGCAGGCCTCTCACCCTCCCAGCCATGTTCAGTTCAGGTCCTGCTTCTCTTCCGAGACACTGCCTGTCCATAAGTTTCCCAAGCCTGTGTGGTTGTAAGATGCCATGTGTACCAACCTTCATAGTTCTGACTTTCTATGCCCCTGCAGTTCAGAGTCCCTTCTTGGGAAATTCATATTCTAAAGGTAGCCATGCTTTTTGTACATAATCTAGAGCCAAATGTGGCTTCCGGAAGCAATTTATAATTATCTGTTATAATTATGCTCTgctagcttgataattgggctgtctcatatcttgaaattatgaacaaaatttgcacattttctcctttgacatttgcagctaatgtgtttctatgtgagaacgaagtgcttatttctggccatcatcagcttaataatgtcacttcctgcttaatgatgtcatttccggccctcagcagataccatgaatgctaacctcATCcctctgtttgacacccctgatctagagcattcTTTGAGTGGAAAACATGACTCATAACACCATTAGCATAATCAACACAGTGCACTAAAGGCATATGTGGTGATGACCAGCTGAGTACGAATCAAGTGATAAGGCCACAGGCACAGAAAGGCTACGGAATGACAGCTCATCCCCAGCCTTGGAGACTGGAGTCCTCCATGGCTCTCTTGACACCTGCTCCCCTGGTGCCCAGAGACTTGCTGTTACTGTGGTAACCACAGCTTACTTTGCAGGGCTCTGACATATGTCTCCTTTCATGCTGATGCCAGGCTCAGGGGAGAGTTTCCATGATGGTTCAGATGTGCGTAAGGGTTGGCATTTGACTGTAATTAAAATTTAAAGAGTTGGAAAGCTTAATGGAGCATGAAAAAGGAAGGTggcaggaagagaaagaggggcTGCTTATGATGCATAATCTGGATCCTTCCCTGTAGGAAAGAGGCAAACCTTAGATGGAGAAAGGCCA is a window from the Tiliqua scincoides isolate rTilSci1 chromosome 2, rTilSci1.hap2, whole genome shotgun sequence genome containing:
- the RAB3D gene encoding ras-related protein Rab-3D codes for the protein MASANDTRQAPKDAADQNFDYMFKLLIIGNSSVGKTSFLFRYADDSFTSAFVSTVGIDFKVKTVYRNEKRVKLQIWDTAGQERYRTITTAYYRGAMGFLLMYDISNQESFSAVQDWATQIKTYSWDNAQVILVGNKCDLEDERVVPTEDGKRLADELGFEFFEASAKDNINVKQVFERLVDIICEKMNESLDASPGMTSNNHKNTALNETPPAQSSSCSC